The window ACGGTTGAAGACATCCGTTGGGCGCGGTGTGATATTAAATCAGTTGCTTTATTAGCGGCGTCTTTAGCGAAAGAGTATGCCAAGCAGCAAGGGGCGGATGATGCAATTTTCGTTAAGGGGGATATTGTCACTGAAGGGAGCTCCAGTAATTGCTTTATTATCAACCGACACAATCAATTACAAACTCGTGAATTAGATCATGAGATCTTGCCGGGGATTACACGAAAAGCGGTTCTCTCACTGGCTAAAGAGCAAGGGATATCGATTATTGAGAAAGCATTTAGTCTTGAAGAAATGCTAATGGCGAAAGAGGTCTTTATAACCTCTGCAACAACATTAGTTTGCCCGGTCATCAATATTAATAATAAGGTCATTGGTGAAGGAAAGCCGGGAAAAAATGCTATCCGGCTACGTGAGATTTACCTAGAAAATATAAAATAAGCAAAAAGCCAGCTATTTTAATTGCAAAAATTCCTTAACGGAAGAAACTGCCACCATGCCATCTAGTGCTTGAATACTTTGCTGATGAAGCTCAAGCGTTGGTGCGGCACATAAATCCTCTAAAATAGTGACGTAATAACCTAAGTCATGGGCTTCACGAGCTGTGCTTTGAATGGTTTTTACGGTACTCACGCCACCAATAAATAATTGTGTAATGCCATTATTTGTTAGCCATTTATGGAAATGATTACCCGCAAATGCAGAGACTCCTTTTTTGATCATGACTGGGTCGCGAAATCCCACATCAAGGTCGTGTACCCAATTACAGCCACTATCACTTAATTTTAATGCCCCGATCTCTTTTGCGTGCTGAAACATGGGGGAGCCAGCGGGAATATCATGATAATTATCTGAAAAACCGACTTTTACCCAAATAACAGGGATCCGGAGCTTTCTTGCATGCTCTGCAGCTTGATTGGCTTTTTGGACAATATTGCGCTCATAGGTTTGTTGATAGCTAGAATTTGATAAGCCATTTTTACCAATTATCTCTTCAATGAGATCAATAATTACTAATGCTTTGGACATTATTGCCTCTTTTGGTATAAGTATATTAACTTAGAAAGAGTCATTCTAACTACAAACTAGCGACAATGCTGTTAACTCAATTACAGAATTCGATTTAGGGTAAATCAATAATGAAACCAATCCCTTGATTATCTAACCCATCAGTAACTCTAATTACAGCACCAATTTTCGTGGCTAAATTATGGGCGATAGATAAGCCTAATCCGCTGCCTGTTTCCATTGTGCCCGGGACTCGGTAAAAGCGAGAGAAAATGAGCTGACGGCTTTGTTCTGGAATACCTCGTCCATTGTCTTGCAATGAGATGGTCGCGCCAAAGGGGGTTAAGTCTTTAATTGAAACTTTAATTCTTCCCTTTTCAGGACAATATTTAATCGCATTTTCAATTAAATTAGTAAAAATATTGGTCAGGGCTAGCTTATCTGTCACTATATAGAAAGAATCTGGACTTTGAAGTTCAACATCAATATTTTTGTTAATGGCATAAGGAATATGGGAAGAAATAATCGTACTGATTAAGGCCGGTAAATCGATTTGTTCTTTATTTAATGAGAAATCTTCGGCTTCTAAACGCGCTAAATCAATCAGTTGGTGGGATAAAGAGGCAGCACGGTTTAGTGTTTCTTGCATATCATTGATAATTTCTTCTTTTTCTTTTGGGTTATCGATTTGCATTAATAAATGCAATTGGGCGATAACAGCAGCAATAGGCGTACGTAGTTCATGAGCAGCATCTGCCATAAAGCGTTTTTCTCGCTGATTAGCGGCATCGACACGAGCCATCAAACTATTGATCGCGTTAATAATGGGGCGAATTTCTTTATATTGTTCTTTAACTTCAATAGGTGTTAAATTGCCGGGTTGGCGACTGGAGATAAGCTTTGCAGCTTGCCTTAATGGCCTTAAACTAAAATAGGCAGTAATTAAGATAGCCAGTAGCATTATCCCTAAAATAAAAGCCAGTGGGATAGCAGTACCTTCTGCAGGGGTTCCTAATAGTGATTTTCTGTCACTATAGGATTCTGCGATGACAAGTTCGAATGTATTTGTGTTATCCCAAGCGGATGTAAAATGCCAGTCTTGATATAATCTAGTTAATTCTGAAACGGATTTTAATGAAGGAACATTTAACTTTTCACTATTACGATAAAATACGTTGCCTTCTCGGTCTCTGACTACCATAAAAGGGCGGTAGGTTATTTCATCACCATTCTCCATTGCATCTGCATAGAGTTTTTGCAGGTTATCTGCAATTTCGTTGACATATTCAGGGTGTTCGGAAACAACGCTTAATGTCTTGGCAAACCCTTGGGTAATGATCTCTTGCTGTTTATTCAATTCCTCATGAATTGACGGCCAATAGAAAAATTGAAGCCACCCTACTAATATTAGCCATAGAAAAATGACAGAGCTAATTTGTAAGCCGAAGGTATAAATAAAAAATGATTTAACTTTCACTTGGCTAAGCTTCTTTTTTTAATAAATAACCGATACCACGGATAGTAATAATACGATCTTTACCTATCTTGCGGCGCAAATTATGGATATGGACTTCTAAAGAGTTGCTTTCCACATCATCAATACCAAAGAGTCGCTGCTCTAAATCTGTTTTTCGGACAACATTATCCGCGTTCTTAATTAACTCATACAACAATAAATACTCTTTTCCAGAAAGCAGAAGGAGTTGATCATTGAGTGTGACTTGATGATTTAACGGATTTAATTGTAAATTACCTAACTGCCAAATCTCCGATGAAAATCCAGCCATTCTCCGGCTTACAGCTTTAACGCGAGAAATAAGTTCTGGCATTGCAAAGGGCTTAGTTAAAAAATCATCCGCGCCTGAGTCTAAGCTAGAAACCAAATTATCCATTTGATTTCGTGCAGTTAATATAATAATCGGAATTGATTCTCCAGATTGTCGCCATGCAATTAACTCATCATGACCATCACCATCAGGTAACCCTAAATCTAATAGCATTAAATCAAAATTGCGAGAAGCGAGCTGCGATTTAGCATCTGCGAGTAATCGCACCCAACATGGATTAAAACCTGCCAATTCAAGGCCACGGCAAAGTGCTTTCCCCAGTTGGAGATCATCTTCTACTAATAGGATATTCATATTATCACCTCTGGCAGCCAGTATAAGCAGCCAATGGGGAGCAGACAATATCTAGTCATCTCAAGTTCAGTTTAGATTTAAGTTTATCTTAAGGTTGGTTTAACCCAGTTTTAAGGTACAAAAATATAGACTGATTATTATTCTTGCATCTTACTAAGAATAAGAGCACTGATGATGAAACAAGCTTTTTATGAAGTACCAATATTTATTGTCGTTATTCTCATCGCTTTGATAATGATGGGAAAAGATTTCAATAAAACATCAAGTATTCATTTCTCAGGTATTTCTATTAATGAAATATCAACTTGTACTGATGTTAACAAGTGTATTTCACAAGCACGGCTTTCAGATGAAAGAAAAAACAAATTAAGCCCACTAAAAGAAATTAAAACCTTTTTAAGGCAAAAAATTTATTAATCAAGACGAGTGTAAATAGAAAATGAAAAAAATTGTAGCATTAATGATTAGTATTTTGCCATATAGCAGTGTTCTTGCAGGGGAAAGTACATTTGTTGTCGGCGCTGGGGGAAATATAGCACCCGTTTATGAAGGTTCAAAAAAATACCAGTTTGGACCAAACTTAGAGGCAGCCTATACTTATCTTTCTGATGATTACGGTGTATTTAGTCTCGGGATTGAAGGAGCTGCATGGGGAATAGGTTTAACCGATAATCTCAGTTTTGTCAGTTCATTGGGTTACGATTATGGTCGTGATGAAAAAATTGGTCTGCTTGGCCATAAAAATAGCGATCTAAAGGGGATGGGAGACTTAGATGGTTCCTTGCTAGTGGGTGCTGGGCTATATTATACATTAAGTGATTACGAGTTTTACCTGATGAGTGATATCGCCACAAAAAATCGGCATTATGGTGGTCGCCACATAGGTCGAGCTGTCACTGTCGAATTAGGTCTGAACACAAACTACAAAATCAATGACTCATGGGAAATGGAATATAATTTAGCAACCGTTTGGGGAAACAAAGCCTATAATCAAGCCTATTTTGGCGTTTCCAGACAGCAAGCTAGCAAATCTAAGTTTGCAGAATATGATGCGGGTAGTGGTTTTAAAGATGTTCATGGTTCAGCGATTCTAAATTATAAAGTCGATAGTAATCTCACATTATATACAGGTATTGCCGCGTATTATTTAATTGGCGATGCCGGTAAGAGCTCGTTAACAGAACAAAAATTAGGTTTTGTAGGACTAACCGGTTTTCGTTACGAGTTTTAATTTTAATAACATAAAGGAATGTTTCATTTACCTCTAACATTCCTTTTGCCCATAAAATTTACTCAGCGGTATTTTCTTCAGGGATCCACCCGTCATCTAACCAAATTTCTTCTAATATTTCTTCTATGCGAATTTTATCTTCAGACATCTTTGTGCCTGAAATATTCACACGTTGCTGAGAGCTAAAGCCTACACGAGTTACCATGTCAGGATACTGATTTTTTAGCTTACGTATAATTTCAGATTCAAGAGCATGTAAAACGTTTGTGCTTGGTTTTTGTGGGGCGTTTTTATCAAACAAAACTTCAATCCGTAACATAATAGCCTCGACTAAACACTGTGTTAATATACAGTATTTTTAGATATATATAGCAAAAAAGTCAAGATGAATATAACAATTTTTTTTAGATAAGTTGAATTCGCGCCCATATCTTGAGGGATTTGAAATAATGAACAATCAAAACAATAAATTATGGTATTTGAGTGATAAAGCCACAATGGATAAAATGATTGTCAGATTTTTTAAAATCCGTATTCTAAAAATGCAATTGTCTACACATAACGATGAGTATAAGGCTAAATGTTACAATCAATCAGAATTTCTAGGGAAAATATAAACGAGAACAATGTTGTTAATCATCTTTATGATAAGGCATTTCCACTTTATGAACAGAGAAGTTACCAAGGTCGTGAGTCAATTTTAAGCCATGAGGATTATTATCTATATTATTTTACAGATAATAACGCGTTTGTTGGTTTTATTGGCAGTTGGAAAATAAATGACTATTTTTACATTGAACATCTCGCCATTTCTGATCTTCTTAGAGGACAAGGTTATGGACAAAAAATATTAAAGCAATTTTGTCATGATGTAGGCCAAGTTATCCTAGAAATTGACCCTGTTATTGATGAAGTGAGCAGGAAGCGACTCTCTTTTTACCAGCACTGCGGTTTCCAACAAAATGAATATGCACATGCACACCCAAGCTACTACCCTGAAAATAAGCCCCATGAACTAAAGGTGTTAAGCTATCCGCGGGCAATAGATAAACAGACTTATCAGCGATTTAATCAAATGTTGCAAACAGTCGTGATGGATAAAACATTATTATAAATTTGACGATTAGGTAATTTAAATCAGCGATATAGCAGTAGATAAGCTTTGGAACTGTATCATCTAAATTTTCAAATTAGCGTAGTTATATGTATTAGATATCTAACTGGTTGATTAATTAAGATATAAAAATGCCCTTTGCAGGGATAACCTGAAAGGGCAGTTATTTAATATTACATAGCATACATAAGTCCTATCTGCTTGTCTTCAACCTCGATACTGATTTTATCACTATCAGGCATGTCGATAGTCGCCAAAGAGA of the Providencia rettgeri genome contains:
- the dat gene encoding D-amino-acid transaminase, which codes for MQLMIVYVNGRYVHEEQAKVSVFDRGFLFADAVYEVTAIINGKLVDFERHIVRLQRSCHELQLALPYSIDEIKQIHRQLIERNNINEGLIYLQVTRGNAKQRDFLFPDKDVQPTLVMFAQKTNIIDNPKVQNGIKAVTVEDIRWARCDIKSVALLAASLAKEYAKQQGADDAIFVKGDIVTEGSSSNCFIINRHNQLQTRELDHEILPGITRKAVLSLAKEQGISIIEKAFSLEEMLMAKEVFITSATTLVCPVININNKVIGEGKPGKNAIRLREIYLENIK
- a CDS encoding cysteine hydrolase family protein — its product is MSKALVIIDLIEEIIGKNGLSNSSYQQTYERNIVQKANQAAEHARKLRIPVIWVKVGFSDNYHDIPAGSPMFQHAKEIGALKLSDSGCNWVHDLDVGFRDPVMIKKGVSAFAGNHFHKWLTNNGITQLFIGGVSTVKTIQSTAREAHDLGYYVTILEDLCAAPTLELHQQSIQALDGMVAVSSVKEFLQLK
- a CDS encoding sensor histidine kinase, with protein sequence MKVKSFFIYTFGLQISSVIFLWLILVGWLQFFYWPSIHEELNKQQEIITQGFAKTLSVVSEHPEYVNEIADNLQKLYADAMENGDEITYRPFMVVRDREGNVFYRNSEKLNVPSLKSVSELTRLYQDWHFTSAWDNTNTFELVIAESYSDRKSLLGTPAEGTAIPLAFILGIMLLAILITAYFSLRPLRQAAKLISSRQPGNLTPIEVKEQYKEIRPIINAINSLMARVDAANQREKRFMADAAHELRTPIAAVIAQLHLLMQIDNPKEKEEIINDMQETLNRAASLSHQLIDLARLEAEDFSLNKEQIDLPALISTIISSHIPYAINKNIDVELQSPDSFYIVTDKLALTNIFTNLIENAIKYCPEKGRIKVSIKDLTPFGATISLQDNGRGIPEQSRQLIFSRFYRVPGTMETGSGLGLSIAHNLATKIGAVIRVTDGLDNQGIGFIIDLP
- a CDS encoding response regulator → MNILLVEDDLQLGKALCRGLELAGFNPCWVRLLADAKSQLASRNFDLMLLDLGLPDGDGHDELIAWRQSGESIPIIILTARNQMDNLVSSLDSGADDFLTKPFAMPELISRVKAVSRRMAGFSSEIWQLGNLQLNPLNHQVTLNDQLLLLSGKEYLLLYELIKNADNVVRKTDLEQRLFGIDDVESNSLEVHIHNLRRKIGKDRIITIRGIGYLLKKEA
- a CDS encoding MipA/OmpV family protein — translated: MKKIVALMISILPYSSVLAGESTFVVGAGGNIAPVYEGSKKYQFGPNLEAAYTYLSDDYGVFSLGIEGAAWGIGLTDNLSFVSSLGYDYGRDEKIGLLGHKNSDLKGMGDLDGSLLVGAGLYYTLSDYEFYLMSDIATKNRHYGGRHIGRAVTVELGLNTNYKINDSWEMEYNLATVWGNKAYNQAYFGVSRQQASKSKFAEYDAGSGFKDVHGSAILNYKVDSNLTLYTGIAAYYLIGDAGKSSLTEQKLGFVGLTGFRYEF
- a CDS encoding DinI-like family protein produces the protein MLRIEVLFDKNAPQKPSTNVLHALESEIIRKLKNQYPDMVTRVGFSSQQRVNISGTKMSEDKIRIEEILEEIWLDDGWIPEENTAE
- a CDS encoding GNAT family N-acetyltransferase, with the translated sequence MLQSIRISRENINENNVVNHLYDKAFPLYEQRSYQGRESILSHEDYYLYYFTDNNAFVGFIGSWKINDYFYIEHLAISDLLRGQGYGQKILKQFCHDVGQVILEIDPVIDEVSRKRLSFYQHCGFQQNEYAHAHPSYYPENKPHELKVLSYPRAIDKQTYQRFNQMLQTVVMDKTLL